ATGCCAACTGACCAATTCAAGTAGAGGTTTATGGTCCTGCACATCAGGCCATAATGAAAAACTGCTTTTTCTCATGACTTATTTTCATTccggaaaaaaagtaaaatataatccTCTAGTGATGAGCTTTAGCTTCAGCCTTTTTATGAGACTTGGCCTGAATCTGgtgaaaacataaaaaaaagtagtagcTGTGAGTCTTCGAGGGGCTCAATGATCGACGAAGCAGGTAGCGGCAAAATAATGCAGGTAGCCAGAAAATCCATATGAGAGATCACCGTATAAGAGCAATATAAGCAGAGTCTACTATTTCattgcattaaatatgtattgcTATTAGGCTGGAGGATCCTTAGAGTAAGAAGATACTACAGATGTAGATGGGTGCACCGGTATTTATGTGAGAGTTTAGTTATAACGTAGAAGCAGCAGATTAGTTTTGGGGATAGGTGGTGGAAAATCAGCAGCAAACCTAAAGAAGCTGGAAACTATACTCATGCATCAAGAGCACAAagaattccataattttaaatacaaatgCACCCAACTATCCATATAAAAACACTATGATTAAATGACAATtcatagcataaatttgacACTTCTTAAACATACCTAACCCGTCTATGTGCACACAGCCATTTTCAACCAAGCACTAAAGACATTGTTTCTCCTATTGAACACAATGCCACAATTCATGTTCATACAAGATGCACTGGATAGGCAATGGCTAAATACTAAATAGATGTTCCGATTGCAAGGAAATGAGTGGTCACACATAGCATTTTAGAGCAAGTTACCTTACAAAAAACTCTTGTGAGCTAATATAGAAGTGGTCAGAACTTCTACAAGAAAAGACTCAGCAAAAGCacaacatttcatttctagtcATCGTCGCCAAAATAAATCACCACCTatcttcataaaattaaattaaatccaacATAAGCAAACTTAATTCATTTCTCATGCTTAATCTGAATGGCAATTTGAACTCTACCATGTCTATTCTTCAAACTATCCAATCACAAGTCCAAGTTCAGTAATAATTGCAAAACATTCACAGATCAAGCAATCCAAAGAAGACCGAGTtacaaaaaagtcaaaaaaaaaatgtagatcTGAATAAAGTCAAGGCAAACCCTGCATCAAGCAGATCATAATTATAAACCAATAATAACATATAAAATCGCCACGAAACGCAACCAAGCAAATCAAAGTACCAAAACATCTTTCGAAACAAgcatataaatcaaaatctccAGTCATCGCTGTGAGCCAAACGAAATTGAAAGAATTTATGAAGGAGACGAACGACAAAATACCTTAAGAACCTTGAGTTTTAAACTGCCGTAGACAAGTCCAAAGGAAAAAGCAGAAACCCTAGCCACCTGTGGAATTCCAAATTCAGATAAAAcctcaattaaatttatagattACAGGCGTGACTGATAATagatcaaagaaaaaaatgaaaattaccaTTGCGAGAGAGCTCTTGCCGGAGTAGGGTCCAGGAAGCGGCGCCATTGTTGCCAAATTTAtcaaagtaagagaggaaaCTCGAGAACAAATTCAGCTCGAATTTTCAGTTATCCTCTTCCTCGGTGTATCCCTATTTCTATTGTTATTGTCATTTGTATATGGGCCTATTGGGCCTTGGACGAGTTATTTCACACGTAATACACTTTTTTTCATAGTTAAATTTGACACACTccatttttcatgaattttaaatttaagcaATGAACTTAAACATTTGTGAGAATTTCCTATTTGTTGACTTCCAGccatgttttaaattaaaaatatactagtagtagctctttattttttttagttgagTCACATAGGAGTATCATTCATTagagtttatttatttcattttgacaaaaaatagtactaaaccctaaacccttaTCTCATCAGT
The nucleotide sequence above comes from Salvia hispanica cultivar TCC Black 2014 chromosome 5, UniMelb_Shisp_WGS_1.0, whole genome shotgun sequence. Encoded proteins:
- the LOC125187232 gene encoding uncharacterized protein LOC125187232, translated to MAPLPGPYSGKSSLAMVARVSAFSFGLVYGSLKLKVLKIQAKSHKKAEAKAHH